In Cryptococcus gattii WM276 chromosome N, complete sequence, a single window of DNA contains:
- a CDS encoding Amidase, putative (Similar to TIGR gene model, INSD accession AAW47164.1): MSWKEAVEIKCKERESRLPPKWLIPSDQLPSSDALNVQNLPRTLGWLSDREIEITEAGIPTILSEIANRQWTSREVTEAFAHRTTIAHQLLNPITEVNFEAAFAQADDLDEYLAREGKTIGPLHGLPISCKDSCDVEGLDTTMGYSAWVGSKAKKDCVMIASLRAAGAIPFVKTNLGHTLMMGESVNHLFGRSLNPWNRSLTPGGSSGGEAALLAFRGSPVGWGTDIGGSIRLPSASTNLYGLRPSPGRVSYRGLADTFLGQEAVRCVLGPMGQSPHDLELLMSVYMASKPWNKDPDVIPLEWKKPGDALADRPCCFAYINGDELVTPHPPIQRALNHVIDKLRKAGHHVVEWQGPLAKDAARLMLDFWTADGGEEIRRRVAASGEPMIPEVAQLLRMTPSSNFIPPTVSQTWKNQHERDLYARQFLDHWQDSACWSGCGETIDGLIIPAAPFLARPHGADLPNSKWGVFEHTYANFQPLFQLSTGSFPSGLFQDPSIDLPLREFIPRSDLDKVVQALYSDPEEWRGAPIGFQLVGRRLEEEKVLAMLQRVKEALE; this comes from the exons ATGTCATGGAAAGAAGCCGTCGAGATAAAATGCAAGGAAAGGGAATCAAGGCTGCCACCCAAGTGGCTTATCCCTTCAGATCAACTACCATCAAGCGATGCTCTCAATGTCCAAAACTTGCCTAGGACCCTAGGGTGGCTCTCGGACAGGGAAATTGAGATCACTGAAGCCGGCATCCCTACTATTTTGAGCGAAATCGCGAACAGGCAGTGGACGTCGAGGGAAGTGACTGAAGCTTTCGCCCATCGAACCACCATTGCCCACCAGTTGCTGAATCC CATTACCGAGGTAAATTTCGAAGCCGCGTTTGCCCAGGCAGATGATCTTGACGAATACCTTGCTCGAGAGGGAAAAACGATTGGTCCCTTGCATGGCCTTCCAATCTCATGTAAA GATTCTTGCGATGTGGAAGGTCTCGACACAACCATGGGCTACTCTGCTTGGGTGGGAAGTAAAGCCAAGAAGGATTGTGTCATGATTGCGTCGT TACGTGCTGCAGGAGCAATTCCGTTTGTGAAAACCAATCTCGGTCATACACTTATGATGGGCGAATCAGTTAACCATCTATTTGGACGATCGCTCAATCCCTGGAACAGGTCTCTTACCCCTGGAGGCAGTAGCGGCGGCGAAGCAGCTCTTCTCGCTTTTCGTGGAAGCCCAGTAGGCTGGGGAACAGACATCGGTGGAAGCATCCGGTTGCCCTCAGC GTCGACTAACCTGTACGGTCTGCGACCTTCTCCCGGACGAGTATCATATCGCGGCTTGGCGGACACATTCCTCGGCCAAGAGGCAGTGCGATGCGTTCTGGGGCCAATGGGTCAGTCACCACATGATCTGGAACTGCTCATGTCTGTCTATATGGCCTCAAAGCCATGGAATAAGGATCCGGATGTAATTCCACTCGAATGGAAGAAACCAGGTGATGCGCTGGCAGATAGACCTTGTTGTTTTGCATACATTAATGGCGACGAACTT GTGACACCACATCCCCCAATTCAACGAGCTCTCAATCATGTTATTGACAAACTACGGAAGGCTGGGCACCATGTAGTAGAGTGGCAAGGCCCTCTCGCCAAAGACGCAGCTCGATTGATGCTAGATTTCTGGACTGCTGATGGTGGGGAGGAAA TTCGTCGTCGAGTTGCTGCCTCAGGGGAACCCATGATCCCTGAAGTAGCTCAACTACTCCGCATGACCCCATCATCCAATTTCATACCCCCAACTGTCAGTCAGACATGGAAAAACCAACATGAACGAGATTTGTATGCGAGGCAATTCTTAGATCACTGGCAAGATAGTGCCTGTTGGTCAGGCTGTGGAGAGACCATTGATGGTTTGATCAT TCCTGCAGCCCCATTTCTTGCTCGACCTCATGGGGCAGATCTACCCAATTCCAAATGGGGAGTGTTTGAACACACCTATGCCAACTTCCAACCTCTTTTCCAACTATCTACAGGTTCATTTCCGAGTGGCCTATTCCAAGATCCAAGCATTGACTTGCCATTGAGAGAGTTCATTCCGAGAAGTGACTTGGATAAAGTGGTACAAGCTTTAT ATTCTGACCCAGAAGAATGGCGAGGTGCACCGATTGGGTTTCAGCTGGTAGGACGACgattggaggaggagaaagTTTTGGCCATGCTACAACGAGTGAAAGAAGCTCTAGAATAG
- a CDS encoding Hypothetical Protein (Similar to TIGR gene model, INSD accession AAW47182.1), whose protein sequence is MSPSTSSTGSTSPQRDTNSKDANAIRRTQRAPTSCLQCTKRKIRCSRTVPCSQCVGRAEGHRCCRELVLVKGKELRGGQGEVKEDTPISVEQLLAENRELRRQLTEQKYRQSSDTLASTVYDRSIARTFISTHQVEDESGDTVNDLEKMAAVMLLLEMGRGREGNADTFEFAKLQQPQPWSFPRLFATSSLPTVPSTFLSTRLVTFAVEALGFLHGTIHGPSFLQEHSRFIEEKDTQGVLFMGTACPPVFGSILTTAGVRLAQMLQINQIHDETLCKPAEKADPCRVHGVATTHIAGGPDMLDREIRRRLWWFLLYRDWLSLPAGFPYIVAAESLQSPDPLNLSDHHLVSHGPVVVPPVWLPTNASFHLARTRIARLTHQFFIAYRSLERHDPKRYDLVLSTDARFASLFEDMPFFSPGGDGQNSSFPEVASWLPFARHLVLSLVAHKRLLLFRDHFAMAFSNSAYGEARDMCVARALEILDILRAYPQPSYLIPEMSSHWAAAANVLALDLVYTPSSRQWSPKDRALRIADVRELLSVLKVNDSCDSHTSKIVTQVETLFALDQCLRDGNYDEGASALFASQSVLLPSEEEQGIFPQFLTYDTSFANIFNELRHDLENEAETNGLW, encoded by the exons ATGAGCCCCTCAACCTCCTCTACTGGTTCAACGTCTCCCCAAAGAGACACAAACTCCAAAGATGCAAATGCAATCCGCCGCACTCAACGAGCTCCTACCAGTTGTTTGCAAT GTACCAAACGCAAAATACGGTGTTCGAGGACAGTGCCATGTAGTCAATGTGTGGGACGAGCAGAAGGGCATCGCTGTTGTAGAGAACTTGTTCTTGTCAAGGGGAAAGAGCTGCGGGGAGGGCAAGGCGAAGTAAAAGAAGATACCCCTATATCGGTGGAGCAGTTACTGGCCGAAAATCGTGAGCTCCGTCGGCAATTAACGGAACAGAAGTATCGACAATCTAGCGACACATTGGCTAGTACAGTGTATGATCGGTCCATAGCTCGGACATTTATCTCCACTCATCAAGTCGAAGACGAATCGGGGGACACCGTGAATGACCTAGAGAAGATGGCGGCAGTGATGCTGTTGCTGGAAATGGGGAGAGGCCGGGAAGGGAATGCCGATACTTTTG AATTTGCCAAGCTACAACAGCCTCAGCCTTGGTCTTTTCCTCGTTTGTTTGCAACTTCATCACTTCCTACTGTTCCATCAACTTTCCTTAGCACGCGCCTGGTCACTTTTGCGGTCGAAGCTCTCGGCTTCCTTCATGGGACTATACACGGCCCGTCTTTCCTTCAAGAACACAGCAGGTTTATAGAAGAAAAGGATACTCAAGGGGTTCTATTTATGGGTACAGCATG CCCTCCGGTTTTTGGAAGCATCTTGACCACAGCTGGTGTACGTCTTGCTCAGATGTTGCAGATTAATCAAATCCACGATGAAACCTTGTGTAAACCAGCTGAAAAAGCAGATCCTTGCCGCGTACATGGTGTAGCTACTACTCATATTGCTGGAGGTCCTGATATGCTTGATAGAGAAATACGGAGAAGATTGTGGTGGTTTCTTTTGTATCGCGATTG GCTTTCGTTACCTGCCGGATTCCCTTATATCGTGGCAGCGGAATCGCTACAATCTCCTGATCCACTCAACCTATCAGACCACCATCTGGTATCCCATGGTCCAGTCGTGGTGCCACCTGTTTGGTTACCTACAAACGCTTCTTTTCATCTGGCCAGGACGCGCATCGCACGTTTAACACATCAGTTTTTCATTGCCTACCGTTCACTTGAGCGGCACGATCCGAAACGGTATGACCTGGTTCTAAGTACCGATGCCAGATTTGCAAGTCTTTTTGAGGATATGCCTTTTTTCAGTCCGGGCGGTGATGGGCAAAATTCATCCTTCCCTGAAGTTGCTTCTTGGTTACCGTTTGCGCGTCATTTGGTATTAAGCTTAGTTGCGCATAAGAgacttcttctcttcaGGGATCATTTTGCCATGGC ATTTAGCAACTCGGCCTACGGCGAGGCGAGAGATATGTGTGTGGCCCGAGCTTTGGAGATCCTCGATATTCTGCGAGCCTATCCCCAACCTTCTTACCTTATCCC GGAAATGTCATCCCACTGGGCGGCAGCAGCCAATGTACTAGCTTTAGACTTAGTTTACACACCGTCTTCCAGACAATGGAGCCCAAAGGACAGGGCACTTCGCATCGCCGATGTAAGGGAGCTGCTTTCAGTCCTCAAGGTGAACGATTCATGTGATAGCCATACTTCAAAAATTGTTACTCAGGTAGAGACGTTGTTCGCCTTGGACCAGTGTTTAAGAGACGGGAATTACGATGAAGGTGCATCGGCTTTATTTGCGAGCCAGTCAGTGCTTTTGCCCTCTGAGGAGGAACAAGGAATATTCCCTCAGTTCTTGACTTATGATACCTCATTTG CAAACATATTTAACGAATTGAGACATGATTTGGAGAATGAAGCCGAAACTAACGGTCTATGGTGA
- a CDS encoding Hypothetical protein (Similar to TIGR gene model, INSD accession AAW47166.1; CNN02080) — protein sequence MTSVTQTQPTLKLQEENIGSLNLKSDSQPATAALLTINLDQHFGDWRDDLARDGFVILKGAIPRDRALAYRQSFFDWIEKWGMGFDQKDSSTWVPEKIPVVRKGGMFHHSVGHEAFVWEVRQEQGILDAFTKLWGTDELLVSFDGANLSLPGDMQDPDQPAWWHVDQDPEKRGCVCVQGLVNLNYNGPKDGGLRVLKNSHKLNDEYFTKVWNGTDGVRLPKDIQESDFFGFTEPILEWFYKNGCEWIKPEMEPGDLVLWDSRTAHYNVPPLGEVDRCAVYTCYAPATTCIPEQLSIKQQLFKERKMTVCSFKVLQNPLMLTQSLGIDTLAVHIPFSEDLHCVARR from the exons ATGACCTCCGTCACTCAAACCCAGCCAACGCTCAAGCTTCAAGAGGAGAATATCGGATCGCTGAACCTGAAGTCCGACAGTCAGCCTGCGACGGCCGCTCTGCTCACTATCAATCTCGACCAGCACTTTGGAGACTGGAGAGACGATCTCGCTCGAGATGGCTTCGTCATTCTCAAAGGGGCCATCCCCAGGGATCGGGCTTTGGCCTACAGACAGAGCTTCTTTGACTGGATTGAGAAATGGGGAATGGGCTTTGACCAGAAAGATTCATCGACTTGGGTACCTGAGAAGATCCCTGTTGTGAGGAAGGGTGGTATG TTTCATCATTCCGTAGGCCATGAAGCATTTGTTTGGGAAGTTCGACAAGAACAGGGTATCCTGGACGCATTCACCAAACTTTGGGGAACGGATGAGCTCCTGGTTAGCTTTGATGGAGCCAATCTCTCTTTGCCGGGTGATATGCAAGACCCAGACCAACCTGCTTG GTGGCACGTTGACCAGGATCCGGAGAAGAGGGGTTGTGTCTGTGTTCAAGGCCTCGTGAACCTCAACTACAAT GGACCCAAGGATGGCGGTTTGAGGGTTTTGAAGAATAGCCACAAGCTTAATGACGAGTATTTCACTAAAGTCTGGAATGGCACGGACGGTGTACGCCTCCCTAAAGACATTCAAGAGTCTGACTTT TTTGGTTTCACTGAGCCCATCCTCGAATGGTTCTATAAAAATGGATGCGAATGGATTAAACCTGAGATGGAGCCTGGAGACTTAGTCCTTTGGGACTCACGTACTGCTCATTATAACGTACCTCCACTCGGCGAAGTGGACAGATGTGCTGTTT ACACTTGTTACGCTCCTGCGACTACATGTATCCCCGAGCAACTCAGCATCAAGCAGCAGCTCTTCAAAGAACGAAAGATGACTGTATGTTCCTTTAAGGTTTTACAAAATCCTCTCATGCTCACACAGTCACTGGGAATAGACACACTGGCCGTGCACATTCCTTTCTCCGAAGACCTCCATTGTGTTGCGCGACGGTAA
- a CDS encoding Hexose transport-related protein, putative (Similar to TIGR gene model, INSD accession AAW47168.1): protein MAPGHSVSSKFAFAEYQNNVHPQWWKDSGMRRGNFVILLYMVAQATGGYDKSLINNLQSIPTWQEVVGHPTGSALGVVTAMLSIGVIVGSPFFGWLSDWRGRKITMFTGSCIMLVGAILQAAATNRDFFIGGRFLIGFGVAGTLCSGPLLASEIAHPRQRSVVASFYNTFWYVGSIICAWLSFGTAYLSNDWAWRIPCIGQAVPALILVCIGMWLPESPRYLVKKNRSDEALAILARYHANGDESDHLVQFELQEIKQTLDAEAMYETKGWIKPWLDLVSTGPNRYRMFIITVMVIGIDWCGTSITSYYVRISFPPLDHIAYSAETGLLIAAIHYSVLSRHHICNPTNGGLQIFNWLTSVTGAMLVERLGRRALWLTSFGGMLAVNIPFGACSALYAKRGDLAAGRAVVALVFLYNGFYNIGCNPLPYAYTVEILPYNIRAKGLAFEVAFDASQGVLGQWTNPIAMESLEWKFYFVYTAFLVLIVLVVYFTFPETKGLTLEEIKEVFGDGDSVNPAMSEDYDPAEAKSDDAQVDIKDVPLTVTGQ, encoded by the exons ATGGCTCCAGGTCATAGCGTATCAAGCAAGTTCGCTTTTGCCGAATATCAGAACAACGTCCATCCACAATGGTGGAAAGATTCTGGGATGCGACGAGGTAATTTTGTCATCCTACTTTACATGGTAGCTCAAGCGACCGGTGGCTATGACAAAAGTCTCATCAACAATTTGCAAAGTATACCTACCTGGCAAGAGG TCGTGGGACACCCTACTGGATCTGCGCTGGGTGTTGTCACCGCCATGCTGTCCATCGGTGTCATAGTT GGTTCACCATTTTTCGGCTGGCTAAGTGATTGGAGAGGCCGGAAAATTACCATGTTCACCGGCTCCTGTATCAT GCTGGTCGGTGCTATTCTACAAGCTGCGGCAACCAATAGAGACTTTTTCATTGG TGGACGATTCCTGATTGGATTTGGTGTGGCCGGGACTTTATGTTCAGGCCCCCTTCTAGCGTCTGAAATT GCACACCCTCGTCAGCGTAGTGTTGTCGCGTCGTTCTATAACACGTTCTGGTACGTCGGTAGTATCATCTG CGCTTGGTTATCTTTTGGGACTGCCTACCTTTCCAATGACTGGGCATGGAGGATTCCCTGCATTGG ACAAGCTGTACCGGCACTCATCCTTGTTTGTATCGGTATGTGGCTTCCGGAAAGCCCCCGTTACCTAG TAAAAAAGAATCGTTCAGATGAAGCTCTGGCTATTTTGGCTCGCTATCATGCTAACGGCGACGAATCCGATCATTTGGTACAATTCGAATTGCAAGAAATCAAACAAACGCTCGATGCTGAGGCGATGTACGAGACTAAAGGATGGATTAAGCCATGGCTTGACCTCGTCTCTACCGGTCCGAACCGGTACAGGATGTTCATCATTACCGTTATGGTCATCGGTATTGACTGGTGTGGAACCTCAATCACCTCCTACTATGTAAGAATCAGCTTCCCACCTCTTGATCACATTGCTTACAGTGCCGAAACTGGATTGCTGATTGCAGCTATCCACTATTCTGTCCTCAGTAGGCATCACATCTGCAACCCAACA AACGGCGGCCTTCAAATTTTCAACTGGCTTACTTCTGTCACCGGCGCCATGCTCGTTGAACGACTTGGTCGTCGGGCCCTGTGGCTGACGAGCTTTGGAGGAATGCTTGCCGTGAACATCCCATTTGGGGCTTGCAGCGC ACTATACGCTAAGCGCGGCGATTTGGCAGCTGGCCGAGCTGTGGTTGCTTTGGTATTCCTCTATAACGGGTTTTACAACATTGGATGTAACCCCTTACCATACGC TTATACTGTCGAGATCTTGCCGTACAATATCCGTGCCAAGGGTCTAGCATTTGAGGTTGCTTTTGATGCTTCTCAAGGTGTTCTGGGGCAATGGACAAATCCCATCGCTATGGAGTCTCTGGAATGGAAATTTTATTTCGTTTATACCGCCTT CCTTGTGCTCATCGTCCTCGTTGTCTACTTTACATTCCCCGAAACCAAAG GCCTCACTCTTGAGGAGATTAAGGAAGTCTTCGGAGATGGAGACTCGGTGAACCCCGCCATGTCAGAAGACTATGACCCTGCCGAGGCAAAGAGCGATGACGCCCAGGTCGACATCAAGGATGTACCTCTAACAGTTACTGGTCAATAA
- a CDS encoding Hypothetical Protein (Similar to TIGR gene model, INSD accession AAW47196.1) — MSVDEIPPPPSAETVADDKPFSDDEDSLEDVGPPELIFPPFPKLPSGVSLIPFSESEVKGAWIPPFSANREEGDKNFATPHDHQGLPLVEMERPYTGLNHTFEERERHKKMKRRAANDRKKENPNATQTTRSRTKKPSESRLKEEDCWKIGDPLSGWHEPASTSNTRFEISSPPFSRLIHATADFIRSRDVELQYKYNKRLFDIVRDLFGIRTSFIGRHWPGSGPNATIYASGRMRYKTGLAPVLLPSQRYGQYGNRPPRLEESCVLLREPENSVRQFLTFTRKEVETAWEFEPALKLATMTAAFISFLAHHNVFPEPALHSAFKKAAAIARTGPGKLIRARELESILVRGTRWNRACWAVWGGSHSGPEPGGPEKESQWNSLSTELQASKGEIMPENSDEAENGGSDDARTGDSDEAGGWTVDEILDKRLDPPIKEDAINAIQSLIQPFSVDDVQLIQNIEFSSRVIIAVLPPQPADTGAPAYISKCYRFITIKSPLQPTFKKSLPTQANHDNAEDEDVEDETDKGQSVPEPEEMVIWVEAEDLADKGGDMGYVGMSLQGRWGLMGLKEDKDKSAKCGQWWAFKASDFVLPAM, encoded by the exons ATGTCCGTGGATGAAATTCCCCCTCCCCCTTCAGCCGAGACCGTCGCCGACGACAAGCCATTCTCCGATGATGAGGACAGCCTCGAAGATGTAGGTCCTCCCGAATTGATTTTCCCCCCATTTCCCAAACTTCCATCTGGCGTTTCTTTGATTCCTTTCTCGGAGTCTGAAGTCAAGGGCGCTTGGATTCCTCCATTCTCTGCGAATCgggaagagggtgacaaGA ACTTTGCTACTCCGCACGATCATCAAGGCCTGCCTCTTGTGGAGATGGAGCGTCCTTACACCGGACTTAATCATACTTTTGAAGAGCGTGAGAGGCATAAGAAAATGAAACGTCGTGCTGCCAACGATCGGAAGAAGGAGAATCCCAATGCTACTCAAACTACGAGGTCAAGGACAAAAAAGCCCTCCGAATCACGCTTGAAGGAGGAAGACTGTTGGAAAATTGGGGACCCTTTGTCCGGCTGGCATGAACCTGCCAGTACCTCCAACACCCGGTTTGAAAT TTCATCTCCCCCCTTCTCCCGCC TCATTCACGCTACGGCCGATTTCATCAGGTCCCGCGATGTTGAATTGCAGTACAAATACAACAAGCGCCTCTTTGACATT GTCCGAGATCTGTTTGGTATCAGAACCTCTTTCATTGGACGTCACTGGCCTGGAAGTGGACCCAACGCTACAATATATGCCAGCGGGCGCATGCGATATAAAACTGGTCTTGCGCCAGTGCTTCTCCCTTCTCAACGATATGGACAGTACGGCAACAGACCGCCTAGACTGGAGGAAAGTTGTGTCTTGTTGAGAGAGCCTGAGAACAGCGTTCGCCAGTTCTTGACCTTTACAAGGAAGGAAGTCGAAACAGCATG GGAGTTTGAGCCAGCTTTAAAACTTGCTA CCATGACTGCCGCTTTCATTTCATTCTTGGCTCACCATAATGTCTTCCCTGAGCCTGCCTTGCATTCGGCGTTCAAGAAAGCTGCAGCTATTGCTCGAACGGGCCCAGGAAAGCTCATACGAGCCAGGGAATTAGAGAGCATTCTGGTCCGAGGAACACGCTGGAATAGGGCTTGTTGGGCTGTTTGGGGAGGTTCTCATAGTGGGCCTGAACCGGGCGGCCCTGAGAAGGAAAGCCAATGGAACTCACTCTCTACAGAGTTGCAAGCCTCCAAAGGCGAGATTATGCCCGAAAATTCTGACGAAGCTGAAAATGGAGGGTCCGACGACGCCAGAACTGGAGACTCTGACGAAGCAGGTGGTTGGACTGTTGATGAAA TCCTTGACAAGCGTCTTGACCCGCCTATCAAGGAAGATG CTATCAATGCTATTCAGTCTCTTATTCAGCCCTTCTCAGTTGATGACGTTCAACTTATCCAAAACATCGAGTTCTCCAGCCGTGTCATCATTGCAGTGTTGCCCCCTCAGCCAGCTGACACAGGTGCGCCCGCTTATATCTCCAAGTGTTACCGATTTATCACCATCAAGTCCCCCCTACAACCGACATTTAAGAAATCGCTCCCTACACAGGCCAACCATGATAACgcagaggatgaagatgttGAGGATGAAACAGACAAGGGACAGAGTGTACCGGAACCTGAGGAAATGGTTATCTGGGTCGAGGCTGAGGACTTGGCAGACAAGGGTGGAGATATGGGGTACGTTGGAATGAGCTTACAAGGACGTTGGGGTTTGATGGGCCTCAAGGAAGATAAGGACAAGTCTGCCAAGTGTGGTCAATGGTGGGCTTTCAAGGCTTCGGACT TTGTGCTTCCGGCCATGTAA